A window of Nitrospinota bacterium contains these coding sequences:
- a CDS encoding tetratricopeptide repeat protein → MDVKSPDEFLTFWDHAFHYVSDNRERLALPVIGVLVMIMLGFGFWYYQTRKIAQANVELYRVLAELPRPGSGQTATADQVIDKLKAYDARFGGTGSGRLGRLYRANFLYQKGSFDEAAALYKGIGGNDVTGQFAAINLAAVFTQQGKFADAIATLEKIRATTMFAGEADYQIARNQEAAGNNSAAKAEYAKFLEKHPGSRITAEVKERLARL, encoded by the coding sequence ATGGACGTCAAATCGCCCGATGAATTCCTGACGTTCTGGGATCACGCATTCCATTACGTTTCCGATAACCGCGAGCGGTTGGCGTTGCCGGTGATCGGCGTATTGGTCATGATAATGCTCGGCTTCGGCTTCTGGTACTACCAGACGCGGAAAATAGCGCAAGCCAACGTGGAACTTTACCGCGTGCTTGCCGAACTGCCGCGCCCGGGAAGCGGCCAGACCGCCACCGCCGATCAGGTGATCGACAAGCTGAAAGCGTATGATGCGCGGTTCGGCGGCACCGGATCGGGCCGCTTGGGCCGCCTGTACCGCGCCAACTTCCTGTACCAAAAGGGGAGCTTCGACGAAGCGGCCGCCCTCTACAAAGGCATCGGCGGAAACGACGTGACCGGCCAGTTCGCCGCCATCAATCTCGCCGCGGTTTTTACCCAGCAGGGGAAATTCGCCGACGCAATCGCCACGCTGGAAAAAATCCGCGCAACCACCATGTTCGCTGGAGAGGCCGATTATCAGATCGCCCGCAACCAGGAAGCCGCCGGAAACAATTCCGCCGCAAAAGCGGAATACGCGAAATTCCTGGAAAAACATCCGGGCAGCCGCATCACCGCCGAAGTGAAGGAGCGCCTGGCGCGCCTGTAG
- a CDS encoding histidinol phosphate phosphatase domain-containing protein, whose product MIDLHMHTVFSDGELIPAEMARRAEAIGHQAIAITDHVDQSNVEHVVSSIVRFCAEDRHVIKVLPGVEITHVTPGNIADVAKRARAAGARIIVVHGETIVEPVEPGTNEAAIDAGVTILAHPGLITAAAAKKAAAAGVFLEISGRSGHSFSNGHVARAALEAGAKMVFNTDSHSPRDLMGRDMAMKVMLSAGLDAKQAEEVLKNSQRLVEGLK is encoded by the coding sequence ATGATAGACCTGCATATGCACACCGTATTCAGCGACGGGGAGCTGATTCCCGCCGAGATGGCCCGCCGCGCCGAGGCGATAGGCCACCAAGCCATCGCCATCACCGACCACGTGGATCAGTCCAACGTGGAGCATGTGGTGTCAAGCATCGTCCGCTTTTGCGCCGAAGACCGCCACGTTATAAAGGTGTTGCCGGGGGTGGAGATCACCCATGTGACGCCGGGCAATATCGCCGACGTCGCCAAACGCGCCCGCGCCGCGGGGGCCAGGATCATCGTGGTGCATGGCGAGACCATCGTGGAGCCGGTGGAGCCGGGCACCAACGAAGCGGCCATCGACGCCGGGGTGACGATTCTCGCGCACCCGGGGCTGATCACCGCCGCCGCCGCCAAAAAGGCGGCCGCCGCCGGCGTTTTCCTCGAGATCAGCGGGCGGAGCGGCCACAGTTTTTCCAACGGCCATGTGGCCCGCGCCGCGCTGGAGGCGGGGGCCAAGATGGTATTCAACACAGACAGTCATTCGCCGCGCGACCTGATGGGGCGCGACATGGCGATGAAAGTAATGTTATCCGCCGGGCTTGACGCAAAGCAGGCGGAAGAGGTTTTAAAAAATTCACAACGCCTGGTGGAGGGTTTGAAATAG